From a region of the Haematobia irritans isolate KBUSLIRL chromosome 4, ASM5000362v1, whole genome shotgun sequence genome:
- the LOC142235848 gene encoding uncharacterized protein LOC142235848, translating into MQNQGNRETHQDVLIPVVNPPSPEQGNRSINPIDDPLNAGHQEIARVSVKIPPFWRSNPALWFKQVESQFITSGIVADPTKFHTVVGSIDASILSEVSDIIINPPESNMYETLKRSIQERFMDSEEKRLKRLIREIEIGDKKPSTLLREMSSLAANKVSEEVLKSLWMQRLPKQTQVILSVSSESLNKLAQMADKIADTAEPWDINAIASSSSEGSSSSKIRNLEMKIDELTKKIEAMTTGSRSRSKSRSRSSNNSKGKPLCWFHYKFREQARKCVKPCSFPTNFSSEN; encoded by the coding sequence ATGCAAAATCAAGGTAACCGAGAAACACATCAAGACGTCCTTATACCGGTAGTGAATCCTCCATCTCCAGAACAAGGTAATAGGTCCATAAACCCTATCGATGATCCCTTGAACGCTGGACACCAAGAAATTGCAAGAGTGTCAGTCAAGATTCCTCCATTTTGGCGTAGCAATCCTGCTCTTTGGTTTAAGCAGGTCGAAAGCCAGTTTATCACATCCGGTATAGTAGCAGACCCCACTAAGTTTCACACCGTCGTTGGATCAATAGATGCTAGCATTCTGTCAGAAGTAAGTGACATAATAATAAATCCCCCAGAATCCAATATGTATGAAACTTTGAAGAGGAGCATACAAGAACGATTTATGGATTCGGAGGAAAAGCGATTAAAAAGGTTGATCCGAGAAATTGAAATAGGCGACAAGAAACCATCAACTTTACTTCGTGAAATGTCATCTTTAGCTGCAAATAAAGTTTCTGAAGAAGTACTCAAATCTCTATGGATGCAACGTTTACCTAAACAAACCCAAGTTATATTATCCGTAAGTAGTGAATCTTTGAATAAATTGGCACAAATGGCGGATAAAATTGCGGATACAGCCGAGCCATGGGACATCAACGCTATTGCATCAAGCTCATCGGAAGGTTCTTCATCATCCAAAATTCGAAATTTGGAAATGAAAATCGATGAATTGACTAAGAAAATCGAAGCTATGACCACGGGTTCTAGAAGCCGTTCTAAATCGAGAAGTCGGTCAAGCAACAATTCTAAAGGTAAGCCGTTGTGTTGGTTCCACTATAAGTTCCGAGAACAAGCAAGGAAATGTGTTAAGCCGTGTTCATTTCCGACAAATTTTTCATCGGAAAACTAG